A genomic stretch from Nitrospira defluvii includes:
- a CDS encoding efflux RND transporter permease subunit has translation MNHLLTFSLRYRFFTLVAIAVVIGSGLWSFAHLTIDAVPDLTPVQVQILTHAPALGPVEVEQFVTFPIEASLNGLPALRELRSISRYGLSAVTAIFDDRTDIYRARQFVAERLAQAVERIPAEYGRPMMGPLTTGLGEVYQFTVKGGGYSPMALRTLLQWDVGMKLRAVPGVVEVNIWGGEPQQFHVLVDPSKLLSFKLSLKQVFDALQRNNALAGGGYIEHQREQLLIRGEALATQVSDLARIVVAHGPGGVPIYIADLAEVKEGSALRIGAATAMGEGETVIGMVQMLAGENAQEVVTRVKARVQDIQATLPAGVTIEPYYDRTIFVSKVMQTVRNNLLEGGLLVIAVLFLFLGDLRAGLIVASAIPLAMLIAFIGMMQAGLSGNLMSLGAIDFGLLVDGSVVMIDNILRRLAERPTPTREARLNEVLAAGREVLRPMTLAVTIIILVYVPILALTGIEGKMFRPMAVTVIMALTGSLLVALTVTPLLSFWFLRPKPATEATFVIRGLRRIYAPWLQRAMSRPVLPASIAVGLFAVSLLAGSRLGIEFVPRLEEGDLAVQVWRLPSISLSESVTTALDIERVLRHFPEVTRVVTRTGSPEVATDVMGVEMSDVFVILTPQHDWVTAHSRDELIDAMRKQILDQVPGVGLSFTQPIEMRFNELIAGVRSDLAVKIFGPDLEVLKQQAERAARTLQHVPGAADVKVEQVAGLPLLRVIVDRAEIARYGLTAEEVLALIQSTRVGTVVGTVVQGSRRFELVVRLSERVSRDPGSLGSLLIPTMHGELVPLSRVTNILLDSGPAQVSREHVQRRIVVETNIRGRDLGGFVAEAQRAVAQAVALPPGYELIWGGQYEHLQEASKRLAMIVPVTLMLILGMLSVIFGTLRPALLIFLNVPLALSGGILALWLRGLPLSISAIIGFIALFGIAVLNAVVLVSHIRHLEAEGTPTDQAVIQGAMDRLRPVLMTALVASLGFLPMALATSMGAEIQRPLATVVIGGLLTSTALTLLVIPAIYSYVAVQDRRKATPGAPRASNGDAGS, from the coding sequence ATGAATCATCTGTTGACCTTTTCGCTCCGCTATCGGTTTTTTACCCTCGTGGCCATCGCCGTTGTGATCGGCTCCGGCCTCTGGTCGTTCGCGCACCTCACGATCGACGCGGTTCCCGACCTGACGCCGGTTCAGGTGCAAATTCTCACGCATGCCCCCGCGCTGGGGCCGGTCGAGGTGGAACAATTCGTGACATTTCCCATCGAAGCCTCATTAAACGGCCTGCCGGCCCTGCGCGAGCTGCGGTCCATTTCACGGTATGGCCTCTCCGCCGTGACAGCCATCTTCGACGATCGGACGGACATCTACAGAGCCAGGCAATTCGTTGCAGAACGGTTGGCCCAGGCGGTGGAACGCATTCCGGCAGAATATGGCCGCCCAATGATGGGGCCGCTCACGACAGGGCTGGGCGAGGTGTATCAATTCACAGTTAAAGGTGGCGGCTACAGTCCGATGGCCCTGAGAACACTTCTCCAGTGGGACGTCGGCATGAAGTTGCGCGCCGTGCCCGGCGTGGTCGAGGTCAATATCTGGGGCGGCGAGCCTCAGCAGTTTCATGTCCTCGTCGATCCGTCGAAATTGTTGTCGTTCAAATTGTCGCTCAAACAGGTGTTTGACGCCCTGCAGCGCAACAATGCTCTTGCCGGGGGTGGATACATTGAGCATCAGCGTGAGCAATTGCTGATTCGGGGAGAAGCCCTCGCCACGCAGGTGAGCGACCTGGCCCGGATTGTCGTGGCCCATGGGCCAGGCGGCGTGCCGATCTACATTGCCGACCTCGCCGAGGTGAAAGAGGGCTCGGCGCTCAGAATCGGAGCCGCCACGGCCATGGGCGAGGGCGAGACCGTGATCGGCATGGTGCAGATGCTCGCCGGGGAGAATGCCCAGGAGGTGGTCACCCGGGTAAAGGCACGCGTGCAGGACATTCAGGCTACCCTGCCCGCCGGCGTCACCATCGAACCCTATTACGATCGTACGATCTTCGTCTCGAAGGTCATGCAGACCGTACGCAATAACCTACTGGAGGGCGGCCTCCTCGTCATTGCCGTCCTCTTTCTGTTTCTGGGCGATCTGCGTGCGGGGCTCATCGTGGCTTCCGCCATCCCCCTCGCGATGCTGATCGCCTTCATCGGCATGATGCAGGCGGGACTTTCCGGCAATCTCATGAGCCTTGGTGCGATCGACTTCGGACTTCTGGTCGATGGCTCCGTTGTGATGATCGACAACATCCTCCGGCGACTGGCAGAGAGACCGACGCCGACTCGGGAAGCACGATTGAACGAAGTGCTGGCCGCGGGACGCGAGGTCCTGCGTCCCATGACGCTGGCCGTGACGATCATCATTCTCGTGTACGTTCCGATCCTAGCACTGACCGGCATCGAGGGAAAAATGTTCCGCCCGATGGCAGTGACGGTCATCATGGCTCTGACCGGTTCCCTCCTCGTCGCCCTAACGGTCACGCCATTATTGTCCTTTTGGTTCTTGCGGCCCAAACCCGCTACGGAGGCCACGTTCGTGATTCGCGGGTTGAGGCGGATCTATGCGCCGTGGCTGCAGCGGGCCATGTCCCGCCCCGTTTTGCCCGCGTCGATCGCGGTCGGGCTCTTTGCCGTCAGCCTCCTGGCTGGAAGCAGGTTGGGAATCGAATTCGTCCCGCGCCTGGAGGAAGGGGACCTCGCGGTGCAAGTGTGGCGACTCCCGAGCATCTCATTGAGCGAATCGGTTACCACTGCACTGGATATCGAACGGGTCCTGCGACATTTTCCCGAAGTCACGCGGGTCGTCACACGTACCGGCAGCCCGGAAGTGGCGACGGATGTCATGGGTGTCGAAATGTCCGACGTCTTCGTCATCCTGACACCCCAGCACGACTGGGTCACGGCACACAGCCGCGACGAACTGATCGACGCGATGAGAAAGCAGATCCTCGATCAGGTGCCTGGCGTCGGGCTCAGTTTCACCCAACCGATCGAAATGCGCTTCAACGAATTGATTGCCGGAGTGCGGTCCGATCTCGCGGTCAAAATTTTCGGCCCGGATCTCGAAGTGCTGAAACAGCAGGCCGAACGTGCGGCACGGACGCTTCAACACGTACCGGGCGCAGCGGATGTCAAAGTCGAACAGGTCGCCGGACTCCCATTGCTACGTGTCATTGTCGATCGCGCGGAAATCGCCCGCTACGGGCTCACGGCCGAGGAAGTGCTCGCCCTGATCCAATCAACCAGGGTCGGCACGGTCGTGGGAACCGTCGTGCAGGGTTCCAGGCGGTTCGAGCTGGTCGTGCGGTTATCGGAACGTGTCTCCCGTGATCCCGGCTCTCTGGGCAGTCTGCTCATACCGACCATGCATGGAGAACTTGTCCCACTCTCACGCGTGACCAACATTCTGCTCGATTCCGGTCCGGCACAGGTCAGCCGCGAGCACGTGCAGCGGCGGATCGTGGTGGAAACCAATATTCGCGGTCGTGATCTCGGCGGTTTTGTGGCCGAGGCTCAACGCGCCGTCGCCCAGGCGGTCGCGCTACCGCCAGGATATGAGCTGATCTGGGGCGGACAATACGAACATCTGCAGGAGGCGAGCAAACGTCTGGCCATGATCGTGCCGGTCACTCTCATGCTGATTCTGGGAATGTTATCCGTGATCTTCGGCACGCTGCGGCCTGCCCTGCTCATTTTCCTCAATGTGCCGCTGGCCCTGTCGGGCGGGATTCTGGCGTTGTGGCTGCGGGGGTTGCCCCTCAGCATCTCCGCGATCATCGGCTTTATCGCCTTGTTCGGCATTGCCGTCCTCAATGCCGTGGTACTGGTCAGTCATATCCGTCACCTTGAAGCGGAGGGTACTCCCACGGATCAGGCCGTCATCCAGGGTGCGATGGATCGCCTGCGACCCGTGTTGATGACGGCCCTGGTCGCCAGCCTGGGGTTTCTCCCAATGGCCCTGGCCACGAGTATGGGTGCGGAAATCCAGCGGCCGCTGGCCACCGTGGTGATCGGCGGCCTGCTGACCTCCACAGCGCTCACGCTGCTCGTCATTCCAGCGATCTATTCATACGTTGCGGTGCAGGACAGACGGAAGGCAACCCCTGGCGCTCCCCGCGCATCCAACGGCGATGCCGGTTCGTAA
- a CDS encoding NADH-quinone oxidoreductase subunit L, translating into MDGIFPLLTIFAPLLGTLLIALFHRELGERVARLGIGALWCSALTSLVTLALVLYEDPIRLTILGAPSGALTYTILIDRLAGVMMVLISLVSLIIHVYSERYMVGDAGYTRFFALLGGLTSVLLSLVSSGNLLWLFVCWHLVTWLLASLLVCNPSSRPAREAGRMTFWVQTLGDAAFFLALLALYGATGTLDLTELFARLQASPATLTLWPGWHTGLDVALVATLLFLVSVMTKSAQFPFHLWLIGTIEAPTPVSALMHAGIVNAGGFLVNRLAPLFGMAPTTLHLMFVIGGVTALIGASAMLTQTSVKRRLVYSTMGQMGYMVMECGLGAFALAVFHLCAHGLFKATLFLNSGSVIHKARKEFKLPPAAKVDEAHSFSPMTWTTGLVATLVLPLVILLVAHGVVSIPLQDAQGAVIFLFFGWVTTSQAMFTLYRLHTGASWTVSLTMLGALAFIGLTYLWAGEAFTHFLYPAHDAAAGFMRAAEWNRSLFDAVVGLTVMLILAAWGMIYGKARGVKFLMPAWMDQLRARAYVMFLNGLYVEDLVRMIGRAAFRR; encoded by the coding sequence ATGGATGGTATCTTTCCACTGCTGACAATCTTTGCGCCTCTGCTGGGCACCCTGCTGATCGCTCTCTTCCATCGGGAGCTTGGAGAGCGTGTTGCACGCCTCGGCATCGGGGCGCTCTGGTGTTCAGCGCTGACCTCACTGGTCACCCTTGCCCTGGTGTTGTACGAGGACCCGATCCGTCTCACAATTCTGGGCGCGCCTTCGGGGGCGTTGACCTATACGATTCTCATCGATCGCCTGGCCGGCGTCATGATGGTGCTGATCAGCCTCGTCAGCCTGATCATCCATGTGTACTCCGAGCGATACATGGTGGGTGACGCCGGCTATACCCGGTTTTTTGCGTTGTTGGGAGGCCTGACCTCGGTGCTGCTGAGTCTGGTCAGCAGCGGCAATCTGCTCTGGCTGTTTGTCTGCTGGCATTTGGTGACGTGGTTGCTCGCGTCGCTGTTGGTGTGCAACCCGTCGAGTCGTCCGGCCAGGGAAGCAGGACGCATGACGTTCTGGGTGCAAACGCTCGGCGATGCCGCGTTTTTCCTGGCGCTGTTGGCGCTCTATGGGGCGACCGGTACCCTGGATTTGACAGAGCTGTTTGCCCGCTTGCAGGCAAGCCCCGCGACGCTCACCCTCTGGCCTGGCTGGCACACGGGCCTGGATGTCGCCCTGGTCGCAACCCTGCTGTTCCTGGTATCGGTCATGACGAAGTCGGCCCAGTTCCCGTTTCATTTGTGGTTGATCGGCACGATCGAGGCGCCTACGCCGGTGTCCGCCTTGATGCACGCGGGGATCGTGAATGCCGGCGGCTTTCTCGTCAATCGCCTCGCCCCCCTGTTCGGGATGGCGCCCACGACCCTCCATCTGATGTTTGTGATCGGTGGTGTGACGGCGTTGATCGGCGCCAGCGCAATGCTGACGCAAACGAGCGTCAAGCGTCGGCTCGTCTATTCAACCATGGGACAGATGGGGTACATGGTTATGGAATGCGGGTTGGGCGCCTTTGCCCTGGCAGTGTTCCATCTCTGCGCGCACGGCCTGTTCAAGGCCACGTTGTTTCTCAATTCGGGTTCTGTCATTCATAAGGCCAGGAAGGAGTTCAAATTACCGCCGGCTGCCAAGGTGGATGAGGCCCATAGCTTTTCACCCATGACCTGGACGACCGGCCTGGTGGCCACCCTGGTGCTGCCGTTGGTGATCCTGCTCGTCGCGCACGGGGTCGTGAGTATTCCGTTGCAAGACGCGCAGGGGGCGGTGATCTTTCTGTTCTTCGGGTGGGTCACGACCTCGCAAGCGATGTTCACGTTGTACCGACTCCACACCGGGGCCTCTTGGACCGTGTCGTTGACCATGCTGGGAGCATTGGCGTTTATCGGCCTCACCTACCTCTGGGCCGGCGAGGCGTTTACCCACTTTCTGTACCCGGCCCACGATGCCGCCGCGGGTTTTATGCGTGCTGCCGAGTGGAATCGTTCGTTGTTTGATGCGGTGGTGGGTTTGACGGTCATGTTGATCCTTGCGGCATGGGGGATGATTTACGGCAAGGCCAGAGGCGTAAAATTTCTGATGCCGGCCTGGATGGATCAGTTGCGCGCACGGGCCTATGTGATGTTTCTGAACGGCCTCTATGTCGAGGATCTGGTTCGTATGATCGGTCGAGCCGCGTTTCGCCGGTAA
- a CDS encoding P-II family nitrogen regulator, with protein MLTLHPMKEIRIVVEGEHLKLVTNLLDRVGATGYTIINNVSGKGHHGFHEGHLLFDDTSSQVIVFTVVPEERIEPILAGLGPLFHKHSGAMFVSDVAVTRRDHFVGQ; from the coding sequence ATGCTGACGTTGCATCCGATGAAAGAAATCCGCATCGTGGTCGAGGGGGAGCACCTGAAGTTAGTGACGAATTTGCTCGATCGAGTCGGCGCCACCGGCTACACGATCATCAACAACGTCTCGGGCAAAGGACATCACGGGTTCCATGAAGGGCACTTGTTGTTCGACGACACCAGCAGCCAGGTGATCGTGTTCACCGTTGTGCCGGAAGAGCGCATCGAGCCGATTCTGGCTGGATTGGGGCCGCTCTTTCACAAACATTCCGGTGCCATGTTCGTCAGTGATGTCGCGGTGACGCGGCGTGATCATTTTGTGGGTCAGTAG
- a CDS encoding TolC family protein: protein MICRVLFSIVMFGAAGLGLPDQTTWAGETSPTAYALPDILALAMRHNPTLAGVEGFVKQSQGQQIAAGAYPNPSITGIAGRGAIRDPSTGTHVTERTFTVEQPLEWTAKRQARQEAADAGVAGANAALEDARLSLLADVKIAFYHLLFGQRDVELATQNVANVEEVLRTVQARVAAGEATSFDTLKAGVEVQKAKKEVARAHNALLVAKARLNTLTAGSLGKNFSVRGDFHRPKQGIETDGLATQALEQHPAIRRVSKLQEQADHTLRFEREARVPNVSVIGSYHREAGDESVTAGLALPLPLWYRRQGEIQSALGAKHRADAERVRAQQELEQAITQHTQEVRTAQEQLSLFESGLLKQAEQTLTVARTSFRHGAASLLDVLDAQRVFRQTQLEYAQVRADLSIALARLERALGTSL, encoded by the coding sequence ATGATCTGTCGTGTGCTCTTTTCCATCGTTATGTTCGGCGCAGCCGGGCTTGGCCTGCCTGACCAGACAACCTGGGCCGGAGAAACCAGCCCCACCGCTTACGCACTACCCGACATTCTTGCCCTGGCCATGCGGCACAATCCCACGCTGGCCGGAGTCGAGGGCTTTGTCAAACAAAGCCAGGGCCAACAGATCGCGGCCGGTGCCTATCCCAATCCTTCCATCACCGGCATTGCCGGGCGCGGCGCGATTCGTGACCCGAGTACCGGGACACATGTCACCGAGCGGACGTTCACCGTGGAACAACCCCTTGAATGGACGGCCAAACGCCAGGCTCGCCAGGAGGCAGCCGATGCCGGTGTGGCCGGAGCCAACGCCGCCCTGGAAGACGCCCGCCTCTCGTTACTCGCCGATGTGAAAATTGCGTTCTATCACCTCCTCTTCGGCCAACGCGATGTCGAGCTGGCCACCCAGAATGTCGCGAATGTGGAAGAGGTCTTGCGCACAGTGCAAGCGCGTGTGGCAGCAGGCGAGGCCACCTCCTTCGATACCTTGAAAGCCGGAGTAGAAGTACAGAAGGCCAAGAAGGAAGTGGCCAGGGCACACAATGCGTTACTGGTGGCCAAGGCGCGGCTGAATACCCTCACTGCCGGATCACTCGGCAAGAACTTTTCCGTTCGAGGCGACTTTCACCGGCCCAAGCAGGGCATTGAGACAGACGGGTTGGCGACGCAGGCGTTGGAACAACACCCGGCCATTCGACGTGTCAGCAAACTACAGGAGCAGGCCGACCACACACTGCGCTTCGAGCGCGAGGCCCGTGTGCCCAATGTCAGCGTAATCGGCAGTTACCATCGCGAGGCGGGCGACGAATCCGTCACTGCCGGCCTGGCCCTGCCCCTTCCGCTATGGTACCGGCGACAAGGCGAAATTCAATCCGCACTGGGCGCCAAACATCGGGCCGACGCGGAACGCGTGCGGGCGCAACAGGAATTGGAGCAGGCCATCACCCAACATACTCAGGAGGTGCGCACGGCGCAGGAGCAGCTCTCCCTATTCGAAAGCGGTTTACTGAAACAGGCCGAGCAGACGCTGACGGTGGCACGCACGAGTTTCCGCCATGGCGCAGCCAGTCTCCTGGACGTGCTGGACGCGCAGCGGGTGTTCCGACAGACCCAACTCGAATATGCCCAGGTGCGGGCCGACCTCTCCATCGCCTTGGCCCGTTTGGAGCGTGCGCTGGGAACCTCATTATGA
- a CDS encoding DUF2309 domain-containing protein translates to MALERRIFTDAERMELRSHVELAGEAIASYWPMRTFIHHNPLHGLEELPFDQAVKRGEQLLGGKGYLPSTIYRRYVAEGRIRPEDVTQVLTPLAGDRQVTFAGRPLSHLEVLRLSMMHGLSDPVLDSPVSDEATDHLAAWLTQSVGETRTMQPESLLPWEPLDLCSQETLSGWCDRTLGTSIVSDINEQMVKWCGVFLDEGEASWVMPERQHTFYRSWKRLARYDAGLRLLGVRDAAKKIDAMDDRPEEGVLHSLTAMGIPKPAWESYFALHLAALPGWTGYIKWRSEEPHYPWQARYPIDLVKYLAVRLFYEREFVNLHCRQRLNIEGQVDAIRGHIEQAPYGHWLRRKLVDGVLAGAVAAEVRIWQQQHNKATQEEWNEFGRQVYDQTAGARRADIFRRDARRVSALAAAMGVDPELVTQTSPSDVLTVLNWLDGFPAGQQSQRWLEAFETRQRVDVVGQLSGVARQLRDSDGRAAAAAPARPLAQIVFCIDVRSEVFRRHLEQLGGYETLGVAGFFGIPVKYQAFGEELPVTHAPVLLKPKNHIREIPRSYHGTAASRHRLFATLSHAGHHLLHDLKENVITPYVMVEALGWFFSVPFFGKTLFPLWYHRLTTWVKGLWLPPLATTLTIDKLSREEAQEMVAVEQRAAIRAALRQEFPELGSAITPSLIDNIRLGAMEQQDDQRNQAVAGSLGMTVAQVEALYERFRREYTLTPRGLSSRLQRITQHGFSVSEQAYGVEAALRLMGFTSGFARLVVMCSHGSTSDNNPYESALDCGACGGNSGLPNARAFAAMANNQAVRKVLESRGIKIPGDTHFVAAQHDTTRNDVRIVDLEDVPATHRKDLVRLLDDLREAGEQAARERGAALDGPVVQAKRKDPYVRASRRSVDWAQVRPEWGLSKNNLLIIGRRDLTRPLNLQGRAFLHSYDYRQDDSGKLLEAIMTAPLIVAQWINMEHYFSTVDNDVYGSGSKVYHNIVGRVGVMTGASSDLRLGLPAQTVLDGPRPYHEPMRLLTVIEAPRARVESVIAKHPGLERLFQNEWVTLVVCEPTEAIFYHYDIMQGWRPVLEDAEGNLIGEADAVASAVPMDCVESHQGETSSASRPSGTAEWNEGR, encoded by the coding sequence ATGGCACTTGAACGACGCATTTTCACCGATGCAGAGCGGATGGAATTGCGGTCTCACGTGGAACTGGCAGGAGAGGCCATTGCCTCCTACTGGCCCATGCGGACGTTCATCCACCATAACCCCTTGCATGGCCTGGAAGAGCTTCCGTTCGATCAGGCCGTGAAGCGTGGTGAGCAGCTCCTCGGGGGCAAAGGCTACCTTCCGAGTACGATCTATCGCCGCTATGTGGCCGAGGGCCGCATCCGTCCGGAAGATGTGACGCAGGTCTTGACTCCGCTTGCAGGGGATCGCCAGGTGACGTTTGCCGGACGCCCGTTATCGCACCTGGAGGTGCTGCGGTTGTCCATGATGCATGGGCTCAGCGATCCGGTCCTCGATTCGCCGGTTTCCGATGAAGCGACGGATCACCTCGCGGCCTGGCTCACGCAGTCGGTCGGCGAAACCCGGACCATGCAGCCGGAATCGCTCCTTCCCTGGGAACCCCTCGATCTCTGCTCGCAGGAGACTCTGTCGGGTTGGTGCGATCGCACGTTAGGGACGTCGATCGTGTCGGACATCAACGAGCAGATGGTGAAATGGTGCGGAGTGTTTCTGGACGAGGGGGAAGCGTCCTGGGTCATGCCGGAGCGGCAGCATACGTTTTATCGCTCATGGAAACGATTGGCCCGGTACGATGCCGGTCTGCGGTTGTTGGGTGTGAGGGATGCGGCGAAAAAAATCGATGCCATGGATGATCGACCTGAAGAGGGAGTGCTGCATAGTCTGACCGCGATGGGTATTCCCAAGCCTGCCTGGGAGTCGTATTTCGCCCTGCATCTAGCGGCCTTGCCCGGGTGGACCGGGTACATCAAGTGGCGATCGGAAGAGCCGCATTACCCCTGGCAGGCACGGTATCCCATCGACCTCGTAAAGTATCTGGCCGTGCGATTGTTCTACGAACGGGAATTTGTCAACCTGCATTGCCGGCAGCGGCTGAACATCGAGGGGCAGGTTGACGCCATCCGTGGCCACATCGAGCAGGCTCCCTATGGCCATTGGCTGAGGCGGAAGTTGGTGGATGGGGTACTGGCGGGAGCAGTGGCCGCCGAAGTGCGCATATGGCAGCAACAACATAACAAGGCCACTCAGGAGGAGTGGAATGAGTTCGGGCGGCAAGTCTATGACCAGACTGCCGGGGCGCGCCGCGCCGATATCTTCAGGCGGGACGCTCGACGAGTGTCGGCCCTTGCGGCCGCCATGGGCGTCGATCCCGAGCTGGTGACCCAGACTTCGCCTTCGGATGTGCTCACAGTCCTGAACTGGTTGGATGGCTTTCCTGCCGGGCAGCAGAGCCAACGCTGGTTGGAAGCGTTTGAAACACGACAACGTGTGGATGTGGTCGGACAGTTGAGCGGGGTAGCGAGGCAACTGCGGGACAGTGACGGCCGCGCTGCGGCTGCGGCTCCTGCGCGCCCTCTCGCGCAAATAGTGTTCTGTATCGACGTGCGCTCAGAAGTGTTCCGGCGGCATCTCGAACAGCTCGGCGGGTATGAGACGTTGGGCGTGGCCGGTTTTTTCGGCATTCCCGTGAAGTACCAAGCATTCGGGGAAGAACTTCCCGTGACGCATGCCCCCGTGCTGCTGAAGCCGAAGAATCATATCCGTGAGATTCCTCGAAGCTACCATGGGACGGCGGCGAGCCGGCATCGGCTGTTCGCCACACTGAGTCATGCCGGCCACCATCTGCTGCACGATCTCAAGGAGAACGTCATCACCCCCTACGTCATGGTGGAAGCGCTGGGGTGGTTTTTCAGCGTGCCGTTTTTCGGGAAAACCCTCTTCCCCCTCTGGTATCACCGCCTCACGACCTGGGTGAAGGGCTTGTGGTTGCCGCCGTTGGCGACCACCCTCACGATCGACAAGCTAAGCCGCGAAGAAGCGCAGGAAATGGTGGCGGTGGAACAGCGCGCCGCCATTCGTGCCGCGCTGCGGCAGGAGTTCCCCGAACTCGGTTCCGCGATCACCCCCTCGTTGATCGACAACATCAGGCTCGGCGCCATGGAGCAGCAGGATGATCAGAGGAATCAGGCGGTCGCTGGCAGTCTGGGAATGACCGTTGCCCAGGTTGAGGCGCTGTACGAACGATTCCGTCGTGAATACACGCTGACGCCTCGTGGCCTCTCCTCCCGGCTGCAGCGCATCACCCAGCATGGATTCTCCGTATCCGAGCAGGCCTACGGCGTGGAGGCGGCGCTTCGACTGATGGGATTCACGTCGGGGTTCGCACGGTTGGTCGTGATGTGTTCCCACGGCAGCACGTCGGACAACAATCCCTACGAATCCGCCCTGGACTGCGGCGCTTGCGGCGGCAACAGCGGCCTCCCCAACGCGCGGGCCTTTGCGGCGATGGCCAACAATCAAGCCGTGCGCAAGGTGTTGGAGTCCCGCGGCATCAAGATTCCCGGCGATACGCATTTTGTGGCCGCGCAGCACGACACGACTAGGAATGATGTCCGCATTGTCGACTTGGAAGATGTGCCGGCCACACATCGCAAAGACCTGGTGCGATTGCTAGACGACCTCCGCGAGGCGGGTGAGCAGGCAGCCCGCGAACGGGGTGCGGCATTGGATGGACCGGTCGTTCAGGCCAAACGCAAAGATCCATACGTCAGAGCCAGCCGGAGAAGCGTCGATTGGGCTCAGGTTCGTCCGGAGTGGGGGCTGTCGAAAAATAACCTGTTGATCATCGGGCGGCGGGATCTCACGCGACCCTTGAATCTCCAGGGGCGGGCATTCCTCCATTCCTACGACTATCGACAAGACGACTCGGGAAAACTGCTGGAAGCCATCATGACCGCGCCGCTCATCGTGGCTCAATGGATCAACATGGAGCACTATTTCTCGACGGTCGACAACGACGTCTACGGAAGCGGGAGCAAGGTGTATCACAACATCGTCGGGCGGGTGGGGGTGATGACGGGAGCGAGCAGTGACCTTCGACTGGGTCTTCCGGCGCAGACCGTGCTGGACGGACCGCGTCCCTATCATGAGCCGATGCGCTTACTGACCGTGATCGAGGCGCCACGCGCCCGCGTCGAGTCCGTGATCGCGAAACATCCCGGACTCGAGCGGTTGTTTCAGAATGAGTGGGTGACGCTGGTGGTATGTGAGCCGACCGAGGCGATTTTCTATCATTACGACATCATGCAGGGTTGGCGACCCGTGTTGGAAGACGCAGAGGGGAATTTGATTGGAGAGGCTGACGCCGTGGCATCCGCTGTCCCGATGGACTGTGTGGAATCGCATCAAGGCGAAACCTCGTCCGCCTCACGCCCCTCAGGCACGGCAGAATGGAATGAGGGCCGATAG
- a CDS encoding efflux RND transporter periplasmic adaptor subunit, translating to MTRRLTAIGIVPALLWLLSACNDQGAQPPQAATSGGTPAATGKKSAIHPPPAVQARLRTEPAALRAVPEQVTAPGEVALDLKQVAKITSRIGGQVEQIHVQLGDRVKKGQPLIAIGSLQLDQLIEEYLVGKAQADVAENSFRRTKKLRADDIVTERKLIEDKGLYLETQARFQHIREKLTNMGVSTAELDRGQHEERHLYTLTAPIAGTVVTQNAVRGQGVAPGDELFEVVDTGRVWVFANLPIEQARKFKEGDSGTITPKGGDAVVAPLTYLAPVADETTRTIRVRFEVANLKGELKPREYVEVALVWSGPPVLSVPITAMTTIENTHGLFIETGEGYMFVPIETGREGGGWIEIRRGVQEGDRIVTNGVFDLKNVLLKEHIGSGE from the coding sequence ATGACTAGACGATTGACGGCGATCGGGATAGTGCCCGCGCTGCTCTGGCTGCTTTCGGCCTGCAACGACCAGGGAGCCCAGCCGCCACAAGCAGCCACGAGCGGAGGGACACCGGCGGCGACCGGCAAGAAGAGCGCCATTCATCCTCCACCGGCCGTGCAGGCGCGCCTCCGCACCGAGCCTGCCGCCCTAAGGGCCGTTCCAGAACAGGTCACCGCCCCCGGCGAGGTCGCCCTCGACCTCAAACAGGTGGCCAAGATCACGTCCCGCATCGGCGGCCAGGTGGAGCAGATCCACGTGCAATTGGGTGATCGGGTGAAAAAGGGCCAGCCGCTCATCGCCATCGGCAGCCTGCAGCTCGATCAACTGATCGAGGAATACCTGGTCGGGAAGGCACAGGCCGATGTGGCGGAAAACAGTTTTCGCCGGACCAAGAAATTGCGCGCAGACGACATCGTCACGGAACGCAAGCTGATCGAGGATAAAGGCCTGTACCTGGAAACACAGGCGCGGTTCCAACACATCCGCGAAAAACTCACCAACATGGGAGTCTCCACCGCCGAACTCGACCGTGGACAACACGAAGAGCGGCATCTCTATACCCTCACCGCCCCCATTGCGGGCACCGTGGTCACTCAGAACGCGGTGCGCGGACAGGGGGTCGCGCCCGGTGACGAATTGTTTGAAGTCGTCGATACCGGCCGCGTCTGGGTCTTTGCCAATCTGCCCATCGAACAGGCTCGTAAATTCAAGGAAGGCGACTCCGGCACGATTACACCGAAGGGCGGCGACGCTGTCGTCGCACCCCTCACCTACCTTGCGCCGGTCGCCGACGAGACCACCCGAACCATTCGCGTGAGGTTCGAAGTAGCCAACCTCAAGGGAGAGTTGAAGCCACGCGAATATGTGGAGGTAGCGCTCGTCTGGTCCGGTCCTCCGGTGCTGAGCGTTCCCATCACCGCCATGACCACCATCGAGAACACCCATGGGCTCTTCATCGAAACCGGAGAGGGCTACATGTTCGTGCCGATCGAGACCGGCCGAGAGGGCGGCGGCTGGATCGAAATCCGGCGCGGCGTACAGGAAGGCGACCGTATCGTCACCAACGGCGTGTTTGATCTGAAAAATGTGCTGCTGAAAGAACACATCGGCTCGGGCGAATGA